GTTGCGGTCGTTCCGGTGGCTGTGGCGGCCTCGACCCCGTTCTCGGCACCCGACTGCCCGACGGCGGCGCTCGCCGCCCGGGGCGGGCTGCGGGCGGTGCCGGACGGGTCACGGGTGAGCGGCGCCGTCGGGCCGGTACCACCGACGGGCCGTCCTCGCCCGACGTCGCACCGCAGGACGCCGTGACCTGCGGCGACGAGTAGCGTTGACCCGTGACGTTCAACGAGGGTGGTTCATTCGAGGGTGGCCGGGTCCGCAAGGGCGGGCGCGGCAAGGGTCCCGTGATCGCGGGCGGCGGTCTCGCGGCCGTGCTCGTGGCGGTCGTGGTCGCGCTCCTCAACGGTGGTGACCTGGGCAGCGTGCTCGGGACCGTGAGCGACCAGGTGGTCCAGCCCTCCGGGGCCGAGGACACCGGACAGCAGCAGTTCGTCGAGGAGTGCACGGCCGAGCAGGCCAACACCGAGCGGGAGTGCCGGCTGTCGGCGACAGCCCAGTCTCTCGACACCTACTGGGCCGAGGCGCTCCCCGCGCAGGTCGGGGTCGAGTACGTCCTCCCGGAGGTCTACAGCTTCACGGCGTCGACCCAGACGGGGTGCGGCGCGGCGACCAGCGCGGTCGGCCCCTTCTACTGCCCGCCCGACCAGGCCGTGTACATCGACGTCTCGTTCTTCGACGAGCTGCGCGACCGCTTCGGGTCCTCGGGCGGCCCGCTCGCCGAGGAGTACGTCACGGCACACGAGTTCGGTCACCACATCGAGCAGCTCTCCGGCGTCATGGCGTCGGCGGACCGCTCCGGGACCGGCCCGGAGTCCGACTCGGTGCGCATCGAGCTCATGGCCGACTGCCTCGCGGGCATGTGGGCGGGGAACGCGGCCACGACGATCGACCCACAGACCGGCGTGCCGTTCCTCCAGGAGATCACCCCGGCCGAGCTGAAGGACGCCCTCTCGGCAGCCTCCGCCGTGGGCGACGACCGCATCCAGCAGTCCGCGACCGGCTCGGTGAACCCCGAGGCCTGGACCCACGGGTCGAGCGAGCAGCGCCAGCGTTGGTTCATGACGGGCTACGACGGTGGGACGTTCCAGGACTGCAACGCGCTCGAGGCGTCGACGCTCTGATCGTGGCGCAGGCGCCGACGCGCCACGGGCCGTCCTGGACCGCTCGCAGGGAGCGCTGCGTCACTCCTGCACGTCCAGCGCCTCCTGGAAGCAGTCGTCGATGTCGTCCATGTGCGTCAGCACGAGCCCCGTCCCGTTGTTCATGTCGTCACCGAGCATCTCCGCCGAGTACCCAGCGGGAGCGATCCCGGCCTCCACCAGGCACGCTGCAGCGAGCTCCGCGAGCTCGACCTCGACGTTCTCCGGGTTGTTGATCTTGGCGTCATAGAGCTGCGTGACCCAGGCGGTGGTCCCGCGCCGGCAGTCCGCGTCGTGCAGGTCGAACTCCTCGGCCGTGGACGTCACGAACTGGTACATCTCGCCGCTCGCCTGAAGCGTCACGTCGACGTCGAGGTCGTGCATGCAGCCGAGATAACGGTCCACCGCCTCCTCGTACTCCGCGCTCGTGATCTCGCCGTCCTCGAGCACCCCCCGCTCGAAGTCCGACGTGGCGTTCTCGAGCGCGTTCTCGAACTCCGCGGCATAGGGGTTCGAGGCGTCGATCCCCGGCCCGCTCGAGCATGCGCTGAACAGGGCGAGTGCGATCGTCGCGAGGGTGAGCGTCGTCGTCATGCGCGCTGCCCGTCCAGTCGTTGAAGCAGCGTCGCTCATCGAAGTCCTCCCGACCTGGGCATGCCCCCTGTGGTAGCCCTAGCTGTACCCGGTCACGAGGTTGGTGTCAGTTCGGGTTGTGGAAGGGAGGACCTCCGGGCTTAGTGGAGATGTCGAAGTCTTCACAACCCGGAGGTCCTCATGTCCCACGCTAATGCCCGCCTGACCGTTCGCGGCAGGATGTTGATCGTCGAACGTCGCCGTGATGGGTGGAAGCAGGCCAACATCGCTGCGGCGATGGGCGTCTCGCGCAAGTGCGTCCGGCACTGGCTGCACCGGTTCGCGACCGAGGGCGAGGCCGGCCTGGGTGACCGGTCCTCGCGGCCGCACCGGTGCCCGACAAAGACCGCGCCCGAGTCGAGGCCAAGGTCGTTGCCCTGAGACTGGCCGAGCGGCGCAGGCGAGACCAGATCGCCGCCGAGACCGGCGTCCCGGCCCGGACCGTCTCTCGGATCCTGGCCCGCCACCACATGCCGCACCTGGCCGTGCTGGACCCGATGACCGGAGAACGACTGCGAGCTTCGAAGTCGACGGCCGTGCGCTACGAGCGCGAGCGGCCGGGCGAGCTGGTCCACATGGACGTCAAGAAGCTCGGCCGCATCCCGGACGGCGGCGGATGGCGCGCTCACGGCCGCGGCGCCGGGGACAACCGCGACCGCAAACACGGCGCGGGCTACGACTACGTGCACTCCCTCGTGGACGACCACTCGCGCCTGGCGTACTCCGAGATCCTGCCCGACGAGAAGGGCACCACCTGCGCGGGCTTCCTGACCCGCGCGCTCGACTACTTCGCAGCCCGAGGCATCAACCGGATCGAGCGACTCATGACGAACAACGCCTGGGCCTACCGCTGGTCGCTGCGCGAGATCTGCGCCCAGCATGGCATCAGGCAGAAGTTCATCAAGCCCCATTGCCCCTGGCAGAACGGCAAGGTCGAAAGACTCAACCGCACCCTGGCCACCGAGTGGGCATACCGACAAGTCTTCACCTCGAACGCCGAACGAGCCGCCGCACTGACCCCTTGGATCGAGTACTACAACACCCAACGCCGCCACCAAGCCCTCGGAGGCCAACCCCCGACAAGCCGACTGCAACCAACCTCGTGACCGGGTACACCTAGCGCGTCAGATCCTGGCAGCCGCCGCCCCCCTGGCAAGCCCCTTCGACGCAGCACGACGACGCCACGTCACCCTCACAGCCTCGAGCGTCCGGTCGGTGCGCCGACCGATGAGTTCGCGGCCGTCCCGCCGTCTCAAGGGTGAGACCAGGCCGCCGCCAGGCGGCGCCACCGCACGGGAGCACCGAGGACGGGGACGGACCCATGGCAGAGCTGCTCGTCGACTTCATCACCTCGCTCGACGGCTACGCGTCGGGCGAGGGCTGGCCGGGATTCTGGGGGCTCGAAGGGCCCGAGTACCTCGGTTGGCTGCAGGAGCAACCCGAGGTCACCTACCTGATGGGTGCCAACACCTACCGATTGATGTCGGGCTTCGCGGCCGGGCAGATGCCCGAGGGGACCGACGAGTTCACGGCCGACGAGGAGGCGTCGGTCGACGAGCTCACGGCGGCGCGGAAGATCGTCTTCTCCAGCACGCTCACCGAGCCGCTGAGCTGGGCCAACTCGACGCTCGTGCGCGGCGACGCCGTGGAGGCGGTCCGCGCCCTGAAGGACACCGAGGACGGCATCCTGAGCACGATCGGCAGCCTCAGCCTCGCGCGGGCGCTGCTGCGGGCCGGGCTCGTCGACCGCTTCCGGGTCGGGATGTTCCCCGTGATCACCGGCGCGACGGGATCCGAGCGGGTCTACGACGGCTACCCCGACGTCGCCCTCGAGATGCTCGAGCACCACACGTTCGACACCGGCATCCAGTTCGTCGAGTACCGCCCGCGGGTGCTGGAGGGTCCACCGCTGGCGGGCGCCGAGGGGTGAAGGCGCCAGGTCGCAAATGCCCGCGTTCCGCCACCGAGGACCCGCGTTCCACCACGGAGGAGCAGTAGGACATGGCGGCGATTGCCGGAGGAGCCGCGAGCGCTCTTCCGGCACGTCGAGCACGCGGCCGGTATCGACGATTCAACCCTTCCACGGCCCCTGCCCGGGCTGCAGGAGATGGCCCGGAGCGTGCACTATCGTGGCGGTCAACGAATCGCCCGATGGGAGTGCGGCACCGTTCTCCACGGCAGCGGTTTCACGTCCGCAGCAGGAAGAGTTCCGTGAGTGACGACGTAGAGATCCAGGCCCTCCTTCCCGACACCGCGCACCAGGCCATCGAGTTCCGCGTGCCCGAGTCGGCATACCGATTCCTTCTGCTCGAGCGCTCGTTCGCCGCGACGGCGGAGGGCACCCACGGAAACTACCTTCTGCTCGGGCCCGCCCCCGGCGAGAACGGTGCGTGGACCTTCTACGTCGGCAAGGTCGGAACAGGAACCGTCTCCCAGCGGATCGCAAGCCACCTCAAGGACAAGTCGTGGTGGAATCGAGTTCTCGTCGTCCTGCCCGGCGCCTGGAACGACTCCTTCTCCTCGGCCTCGGCCGGGTTTCTCGAGGGAGCGCTCTACGATCACCTCGGCGGGTTCCGATTCGCCGTGACCCAGAACAGCAACACCCCCGGGGACGAGACTCCGACAGAACGCGAACGTCACCGTCTACGCAAGGGCGTGCTGCCGAATGTCACTGCCATCCTGCGGCTGCTCGGCTACGACGTGTCGACAGGGCGCCTACGTCCGCGGGACACCTCTGCGGCAGGTTCAACGCCTCTGACGCCACCGCTCATCAGTCAAGCCTTGGAGATCGCGTCGCTCGAATCAACGGCCCAGCCGATCGCTCAGCGTGCAGCAGTGCCCAGCGACCGGCCTCAAAGAAAGTCGCATTGGGCGACTATGGGCGATCTGGTGGCTCGCGGATACCTTCACGACGGCGAGACCCTGCACGGAACCTCCGGTGCGCCGGCGACAGTTCGCGCAAACGGAAGTCTCGTCGTCGACGGCGAGGTCTGCTGGAGCCCCAACCGCGCATGGGAGGTCGCCACGAACCCGGCGCCCGGGAAGACGCAGAACGCGTGGCGATTCTGGCGCGTGTCCCGAGACGACGTCTGGAAGCCCATCTGGGATCTGCGCGACGAGTACGAGGCGAGATTCCCCGAGGATCAGCGGAGCCGCTGATGGTCACGACTCAACAATCGTCCTGGGGCAACATCAGGGGGAGCAAGTCACCGTTCCAGGCGGCTTGCTCCCCCTCCACTGCGGCCATCACGTCGAGAGATCGCGCAAGCTCGCCGTGATCCTGCGGAGGCTCAGACGTTGAACCCCAGCGCGCGCAGCTGGTCCTTGCCGTCCTGCGTGATCTTCTCGGGGCCCCACGGCGGCATCCAGACCCAGTTGACCCGGAAGCCGTCGATCAGCCCGTCGAGGGACTGCGCCGTCTGGTCCTCGATGACGTCGGTCAGCGGGCAGGCCGCCGACGTGAGCGTCATGTCGATGACCGCGTGGTTGTTCTGGTCGACCTGGATGCCGTAGACGAGGCCGAGGTCGACGACGTTGATCCCGAGCTCGGGGTCGATGACGTCGCGCATGGCCTCCTCGACGTCGGCCGCGGTCGGCGGGGTCGGCGCCGCAGCGGCGGCGGGGGTCTCGGTCGTCATCGGTTCTCCTGGGGTGCCTGCGGGGACGTGGTCTGGTCGAGCTCGGGCTGGGTGGCGTGGGCGTCTGCGAGGACCCCCGACGTCGCCAGGGTGTCACGCAGCGCGGCCCAGCCGAGCAGCGCGCACTTGATACGGGCCGGGAACTGAGCGACCCCGGTGAAGGCCGTGGCGTCCCCGAGCTCGTCCTCGAGGTCGTCGTCGAGTCCCTTGCCGCGCGACTGCATGAGCTGGCGGAAGAGGTCGCCGAGATGCTCGGACTCCGCCACGGGCGCGCCGGTCACGAGGTCGGTGAGCACGGACAGGGAGGCCTGCGAGATGCTGCAGCCCTGGCCCTCCCAGCTCACGCTCGAGATGGTCGGGACCTTCGGGTCGGCGGTGTCGAACTCGACGCGCATCGTGACCTCGTCGCCGCACGTGGGGTTGATCTGGTGCGACTCACCGTGGAGGTGACCCTCCGACAGGTCGACGAACCCTCGCCCGTGCGGGGACTTCGCGTGGTCGAGGATGACCTGCTGGTACATCTGCTCCAACGAGCTGCTCATTGCTGGGGTCCTGCTCCTTCGGTACATCCTGCGGTGCGCTGGACAGCGGGGACGAGACGGGTCGCGCCCACGGTCGACGTGGACGTGCGGGTTCTCAGTCCACTGAGAAGAACGCCCGGACCCCCGCCAAACCTTCCCGGAACGCCGTGACGTCCTCGGACGTCGTGTAGACCGAGGCCGAGGCACGTGCCGTGGCGGCGATCCCGAACCGGCGGTGCAGGGGCTGGGCGCAGTGGTGACCGACCCGCACCGCGATGCCGGCGGCGTCGAGCACCTGGCCCACGTCGTGGGCGTGGACGCCCTCGACGACGAACGAGACGACCGCGAGGCGGTCCTCCGGTGTGGCCGGGCCGATGATCCGCACGCCCGGGACGTCGGCGATCGTGAGGAGCTCGACCGCGAGGTCGTGCTCGTGGGCCGCGACGTTCTCCATCCCGAGCTCTTCGAGGTACTGCGCCGCGACACCGAGACCGACGATCTGCGCGACGGCCTGGGTGCCGGCCTCGAAGCGCTGGGGCGGCGGCATGTACGTGGCCTCGGTCATGGTGACGACCTCGATCATGGACCCGCCGGTCGTGACCGGGGGCAGCGCCTCGAGCAGCTCGCGGCGCCCGTAGAGCGCCCCGATGCCCGTGGGGCCGAGCATCTTGTGCCCCGAGAACGCCGCGAAGTCGACGTCGAGGGCGTGCAGGTCCACGGGCAGGTGCGGCACGGACTGGCACGCGTCGAGGAACGTGAGCGCCCCGACCGCCTTGGCGCGCGCCACGATCGGCGCGACCGGCGTGATCGCCCCGGTCACGTTCGAGGCGTGCGTGAACGCGACGACACGCGTGCGCTCGGTGATGACCGAGTCCGCCTCGTCCACGCGGATGCGCCCGTCGTCGTCGACGCCGAACCAGCGCAGCACGGCGCCCGTGCGCGCGGCGAGCTCCTGCCACGGCACGAGGTTGGCGTGGTGCTCGGCCTCGGTCAGGACGATCTCGTCGCCCGGCGCCAGGGCGAAGCGGCGGGCCGCCTCTCCCCCGCGGCCGATCGTCGCGTTCGACAGCGCGTACGTGACGAGGTTGATCGCGGCCGTGGCCCCGGAGGTCCAGACGATCTCGTCGGCGTCGGCCCCCACGAAGCGGGCCACCGCGGACCGGGCGTCCTCGAACGCCTCGGTCGCCTCCTCCGCGAGCTGGTGCGCGCCGCGGTGCACCGCGGCGTTGCGCTCCTCGTAGAAGTCGACCTCGGTGTCGAGCACGACCTGCGGCTTCTGCGACGTGGCGCCCGAGTCGAGGTAGACGAGCGGACGGCCACCCCGCACCGTGCGGGCGAGCAGCGGGAAGTCGGCTCGCACGGCGGCGAGCTCGGTGGCGCTCAGCCCGGCCCGCACGGTGTCGGTGGTGGTCATCGGAAGTCTCCTCAAGGTGTCAGGTGCCCGCCGAGATCTGGCGGGCGGGTGGCCGGCGGACCGGCCACCCGCAGGCCCAGGTCAGGCCGTGGCCGCGCCCGTCGTCAGGAAGCGGTCGTAGCCCTCGTTCTCGAGGCGGTCGGCGAGCTCGGGGCCGCCCTCCTCGGCGATGCGGCCGTCGACGAACACGTGCACGAAGTCCGGCTTGATGTAGCGCAGGATGCGCGTGTAGTGCGTGATGAGCAGCACGCCGACGTCCGTGGACTCCTTGGCGCGGTTGACGCCCTCGGAGACGATGCGCAGCGCGTCGACGTCGAGGCCCGAGTCGGTCTCGTCGAGGATCGCGATGCTCGGCTTGAGGAGCTCCATCTGCAGGATCTCGTGGCGCTTCTTCTCACCACCGGAGAAGCCCTCGTTGACCGAGCGCTCCGCGAAGGACGAGTCCATGCGCAGGTTCTCCATGGCGCCCTTGACGTCCTTGACCCACGTGCGCAGCGCGGGGGCCTCGCCGTCGATCGCGGTCTTGGCGGTGCGCAGGAAGTTCGAGACGGACACGCCGGGGACCTCGACCGGGTACTGCATGGCGAGGAACATGCCCGCACGGGCACGCTCGTCGACCGTCATCGCGAGGACGTCCTCGCCGTCGAGCGTCACGGTACCGCTCGTGATCGTGTACTTGGGGTGGCCGGCGATCGAGTACGCGAGGGTCGACTTGCCCGAGCCGTTGGGGCCCATGATCGCGTGCGTCTCACCGGCGTTGATGGTCAGGTCGACGCCGCGCAGGATCGGCTTCGGGCCTTCCTTGGTCTCGACGCTGACGTGCAGGTCGCGGATCTCCAGAGTGGACATGTGGTGTTCTCCAGTATTCGAGAAAGTTCAGGGGTCAGGACGGGGAGACGGTCTGGTCGATGTCGACGAGCACGCGCTCGCCGTCGATCGTGACCGGGTAGACGGGCACGGGGCGCATCGCGGGCAGCGCGGTGGGCATGCCGGTCCGCAGGTCGAACTGCGAGCCGTGCAGCCAGCACTCGATGAAGCAGCCCTCGACCTCGCCGTCGGACAGCGAGACCGCGCCGTGGGAGCAGATGTCCGAGATGGCGTGCCAGTTCCCGTCTCCGTCGCGGACGACCGCGACCTCGACGGGGCCGCTCTCGCCCTCGAGCTCCACACGCAGCGCCTCCTCGGGCGCCACGTCGTCGGTCATGCAAGCAAGCTGTGCAGTCATGCGGGTCGGGTCACCGGCCTTCGATGACGCTCATCGACTTGGCGAGCTCGGCCTCGATCGAGGTGAGCAGGCGCTCCTCGACCGACGGGACGCCGATCTCCTGGATGAGCTCGGCGAAGAAGCCGCGGACCACGAGGCGACGGGCGTCGGCCTCGGGGATGCCGCGCGCCTGCAGGTAGAAGAGCTGCTCGTCGTCGAAGCGGCCGGTCGCCGAGGCGTGCCCGGCTCCCTCGATGAGGCCCGTCTCGATCTCGAGGTTCGGCACCGAGTCCGCGCGCGCGCCGTCCGAGAGGACGAGGTTGCGGTTGAGCTCGTAGGTGTCGGTGCCCTCGGCCTCGGTACGGATCAGCACGTCGCCGACCCAGACCGTGTGCGCGCCCTCGCCCTGCAGCGCGCCCTTGTAGGTGACGCGCGACTTGCAGCTCGGCACGGCGTGGTCGACGAAGAGGCGGTGCTCCTGGTGCTGGTCGGCGTCCGCGAAGTACAGGCCGACCATCTCGACCTCGCCACCGGTACCGGTGAACTCGGCGTCCGGGGTCACACGGACGACGTCTCCGCCGAACGTCACGACGACGTGCTTGAGCTTGGCGTCGCGGCCGATGCGGGCGCGGTGCGAGCTCGCGTGCACGGCGCCCTCGCTCCAGTCCTGCACCGAGACGACCGTGAGGTGCGCGCCGTCCTCGACGACGATCTCGACGGTCTCGGTGAGCGTCGCGGAGCCCACGTGGTCGATGACCACGACGGACTCGCTGTGGCGCTCGGCGTGGACGAGCAGGTGCGTCGCGGTGGGCTCGTCGGACAGTCCTTCGATGCGCACGGACGTGATGTCGCTGGCCACCGCCTCGGCGGGGATCGTGACGACGGTCGCCTCGGCGAACGCGTTCCACGCGGTCACGGCGGTGCGGTCGCCCGGGACGCCCGCACGGCCGAGGCGCTCGTCGTCACGGCCGACGATCGCGACGTTGACCTCGGGGGCCTCGACCACGGTCGTGCGCACGCCGGCGCTGCCGAGCTGGGTCGAGAACAGCGGGGCGAGGCGCTTGACCGGGGAGAAGCGCCACTCCTCCTCGCGGCCCGTGGGCTCGGTGATGACGTTCGGGTCGAACGAGGTGATGCGCTCGGCGCGCGAGCCCTGCGGCGTGCCGCCGACCCCGTGCGAGTGAGCGCCGTCCTGGACGGCCTGGGAGTGGTCCGTGCTCAGGCCGACCGGCTCGGTCTGTGTGGTGCTCGCAGTAGTAGTCATTTAGCCGACGGACCCTTCCATCTGCAGTTCGATGAGGCGGTTGAGCTCGAGCGCGTACTCCATGGGCAGCTCACGGGCGATGGGCTCGACGAACCCGCGCACGATCATGGCCATGGCCTCGGTCTCCGCCATGCCTCGGGACATGAGGTAGAACAGCTGGTCCTCGCTCACGCGCGACACGGTCGCCTCGTGACCCATCGAGACGTCGTCCTCGCGGACGTCGACGTAGGGGTAGGTGTCGGACCGGGAGATCTGGTCGACGAGCAGCGCGTCGCACAGAACGGTGGAGGCGGAGTGCTCCGCCCCTTCGAGGACCTGGACGAGGCCGCGGTAGGACGTGCGCCCACCGCCTCGCGCCACGGACTTCGAGACGATCGAGGAGGACGTGTGGGGGGCGGCGTGCACCATCTTGGCGCCCGCGTCCTGGTGCTGGCCCTCGCCCGCGAACGCGATCGACAGCGTCTCGCCCTTGGCGTGCTCGCCGAGCAGGTAGATCGCGGGGTACTTCATGGTGACCTTGGAGCCGATGTTGCCGTCGACCCACTCCATCGTCGCGCCCTCGGCGGCCGTCGCACGCTTGGTGACGAGGTTGTACACGTTGTTCGACCAGTTCTGGATGGTCGTGTAGCGCACGCGGGCGTTCTTCTTGACGATGATCTCGACGACCGCGGAGTGCAGCGAGTCGCTCGAGTAGATCGGGGCGGTGCAGCCCTCGACGTAGTGCACGTACGAGCCCTCGTCCGCGATGATCAGCGTGCGCTCGAACTGGCCCATGTTCTCCGTGTTGATGCGGAAGTAGGCCTGGAGCGGGATCTCGACGTGGACGCCCGGGGGGACGTAGACGAACGAGCCGCCGGACCACACGGACGAGTTGAGCGCGGCGAACTTGTTGTCACCCGAGGGGATGACGGTGCCGAAGTACTCCTGGAAGAGCTCGGGGTGCTCGCGCAGCGCGGTGTCGGTGTCGAGGAAGATGACGCCCTGCTTCTCGAGCTCCTCGTTGATCTGGTGGTAGACCACCTCGGACTCGTACTGGGCCGCGACGCCGGCGACGAGGCGCTGCTTCTCCGCCTCGGGGATGCCGAGCTTGTCGTAGGTCTCCTTGATGTCCTCGGGCAGGTCGTCCCAGGACGTGGCCTGCTTCTCGGTGGACCGCACGAAGTACTTGATGTTGTCGAAGTCGATGCCCGAGAGGTCGCTGCCCCAGTTGGGCATGGGCTTCTTGTCGAACAGGCGCAGGGCCTTGAGGCGGTAGTTCAGCATCCACTCGGGCTCGCTCTTGAGCGCGGAGATGTTGCGCACGACCGCCTCGGAGAGGCCGCGCTGCGCCGTCGCACCGGCGTCGTCCTTGTCGTGCCAGCCGTAGCCGTAGGAGCCGATCGAGGCGATGATCTCCTCGTCGGACTGGCCGGTGCTCTGGGACACGCCGGCGGTGTCCTGGGTGGGAGCGCTCATGTCATTCCTTCCACGTTCCGTCGACGACGGAGGGGGGCGGTGGGGCGGTGGTCGATGAACCTGTCGGTTCGGGGTGTCGTGCTGGGGGGTGCGCCGGGGCGCGCGGTCCGCGCGCGGTGGCACGGCGTTCGGTGGTCTGGTGCCCGACGGCGTCGCGCGCCTCGGGTGCGCGGGTCGCCGCGGGGAGCACGGGGACGTTGGTGGTGCACGCGTGCCCGCCGCCCGCGAGGGTCGCGAGCCGCTGGACGTGCGAGCCGAGGAGCTGGGAGAAGACCTGGGCCTCGGCGTCGCAGAGCTGGGGGAACTCCTCGGCGACGTGCTGGACCGGGCAGTGCCCCTGGCAGAGCTGGACGGTCGCGGTGCCGGCGACGGGTCGCACGCTCGCCGCGAACCCGTCCTCCGCGAGGACGGTGGCGAGCTGCTCGGCCCGGCCCGCGACGTCGTCGGCCGTGATGCGGCTCGCGTAGCGGTCGGTGAGCTCCTCGAGGCGGCGGTGCGCGAACTCCTCGACCGCGTCCTCGCCGGCGACGTCGCGCAGGTAGCGCAGCGCCTGGGTCGCGAGGTCGGGGTAGGCGCCCGAGAGCTCCGACTGGCCGCGGTTCGTGGCGACGTAGTGGCGGGCGGGTCGTCCGCGCATCCCGGTGCCCGCGCCCGACTCGTGGACGGTGATCTGACCGTCGGTCTCGAGCTGGGCGAGGTGGCGGCGGACGCCGGCGGGCGTGAGGCCGAGGTCGGTCGCGAGCGAGGCCGCGCTCACGGGACCGTCGGAGACGATGAGGGCGAGGACGCGCTCGCGCGTGGTGCCGTCCCCGTCACCGTGAGCGGTGTCGTTCCCGGCGGGAAGGGTGAGCGGCCCCGCGGTCGGCAGGGCGCGGTGCGTACGTGCGTCGTCGCTCATGCTCACCTCCACGTCGTCGGCCTGCTGGTGTCCTTCCGCCCGGCCCGCGGGCGCGCACGATCCCGGGAGGCGTCATCGATATAGGTAACAGTCTCATGCGCTAATTGTTCCGGCGCAAGCAAGGCGTACCTCACAGCCGCCCCCAGCCCGCTCCCCTACAATCGCCACCGTGCCCGACTCCCCCGCCGTCGTCCTCCAGGACGTGGTCAAGCGATATGACGGCCGGGCGGTCGTCGACCACCTGAGCCTGACCGCCTCCCGAGGCGCCGTGACCGCCGTCCTCGGCCCCAACGGGGCCGGCAAGAGCACCACGATCGAGTGCTGCGAAGGTCTGCGCGCGCCTGACGAGGGCAGCGTGCGGGTCCTCGGCCTCGACCCGCTGCTGAACGCACGCGACCTGCGCCCGCGTGTCGGCGTCATGCTCCAGGACGGCGGGCTGCCCACGGGCGTGCGCGCGCTGGAGATGCTGCACCACGTCGCGTCCATGTACGCGAACCCCCGGGACGTGGCGGAGATCACGGAACGCCTGGGCCTGGCGAGCTTCGCCCGGACCACGGTCCGGCGCCTGTCGGGCGGTCAGCGCCAGCGCCTCGCGCTCGCCGCGGCGATCGTGGGCCGCCCCGAGGTCGTGTTCCTCGACGAGCCGAGCGCGGGCATGGACCCCCAGAGCCGGCACGCGGTGTGGGAGCTCGTGCGCGAG
This region of Oerskovia jenensis genomic DNA includes:
- a CDS encoding helix-turn-helix transcriptional regulator, with amino-acid sequence MSDDARTHRALPTAGPLTLPAGNDTAHGDGDGTTRERVLALIVSDGPVSAASLATDLGLTPAGVRRHLAQLETDGQITVHESGAGTGMRGRPARHYVATNRGQSELSGAYPDLATQALRYLRDVAGEDAVEEFAHRRLEELTDRYASRITADDVAGRAEQLATVLAEDGFAASVRPVAGTATVQLCQGHCPVQHVAEEFPQLCDAEAQVFSQLLGSHVQRLATLAGGGHACTTNVPVLPAATRAPEARDAVGHQTTERRATARGPRAPAHPPARHPEPTGSSTTAPPPPSVVDGTWKE
- a CDS encoding ABC transporter ATP-binding protein: MPDSPAVVLQDVVKRYDGRAVVDHLSLTASRGAVTAVLGPNGAGKSTTIECCEGLRAPDEGSVRVLGLDPLLNARDLRPRVGVMLQDGGLPTGVRALEMLHHVASMYANPRDVAEITERLGLASFARTTVRRLSGGQRQRLALAAAIVGRPEVVFLDEPSAGMDPQSRHAVWELVRELRADGVGIVLTTHLMDEAEDLADHVYIVDHGQVIASGATAELLHTGPSADGNRTLRLEAREGLDTGALRKRVESGPTTSPASAWTVTETQPGSYSVTGPVDPSTVAVVTAWLADESALASRLTIGRRTLEDVFLDLTGRELR